One part of the Sphingobium yanoikuyae genome encodes these proteins:
- a CDS encoding TonB-dependent receptor, with product MNRMSAYYLIGASVAALTIATPALAQAPEEQAATSNTGFDAQIIIVEARRRGEDIQDVPAVVNAVTEQAIGNLNIRTFNEVQALAPGLELTNNANGIGGNARLRGVNFDANASGNSGTIQFYFNDAPLSPGAVLQQMYDIGQIEVQRGPQGTLRGRASPSGSITITTRKPDLNQFGGFIDWTGNDIGTLNFKGGLNLPIIEGIAGIRVSGVWNEDDADRVRPLSGGPSPWSRTKSTRIVGTIEPTDWLKLEGTYQYMDRDARTYDQAISFSEANPDATPSPVLITAKDRLSIQEQPRIINQRFDIFNWRSELAFAGQRLIYQGMYTKQKFHSTDNVDDGNFFIGRDVNQVTDTVAKETSHEIRLQNEERVFDMFDYVIGFFDDRLNPPTHLTSPTIVRLPAAFGGGIASVVQTEIDRTGKSHEQSFFGNLTAHFGEATELAGGLRQIKYKSNNYLAVNGNTIAADSQDTDKLIYSASIKHNFTPDFLVYAATGSSFRPGINVVGDFNIAPSALERSFLDLPPETSKSYELGFKSTLMGGRMRFNVTAYHQKYKNFPYRVPNNGVYYVNTVAVRNAAGQVTGTAQQVGSFNFVGAVPVEVNGVESELGFDITRSWNVNLTGSYSLGKIKNGTIPCNDLNGDGIPDPVGNAPSLAELQGAVGADNLSACQVNQRAAFLPPITATLQSEFHTTISGKTDGFIRGLVNYNGKSKGDPGNNYDDVSAYALVNLYAGIRDPDGGWEISLFAKNLFDTTKVLTRTTPLFTGYQQITGFTATGATTAAATYTSTYTGATVTPPREFGVNLRFAFGSR from the coding sequence ATGAATCGCATGTCGGCCTATTATTTGATCGGCGCGAGTGTCGCGGCACTCACCATCGCGACGCCGGCTCTTGCCCAGGCGCCCGAGGAACAGGCTGCAACCAGCAACACCGGTTTCGACGCCCAGATCATCATCGTCGAGGCGCGTCGTCGCGGCGAAGACATTCAGGACGTGCCCGCGGTGGTCAACGCGGTCACCGAGCAGGCGATCGGCAACCTCAACATCCGCACCTTCAACGAGGTCCAGGCGCTGGCGCCGGGCCTTGAACTGACCAACAATGCCAATGGCATCGGCGGCAATGCGCGCCTGCGCGGCGTGAATTTCGACGCCAATGCCAGCGGCAACAGCGGCACCATCCAATTCTACTTCAACGACGCACCGCTCTCGCCGGGCGCCGTGCTGCAGCAGATGTACGACATCGGCCAGATCGAAGTGCAGCGCGGGCCGCAGGGCACGCTGCGCGGCCGCGCCTCGCCATCGGGTTCGATCACCATCACCACGCGCAAGCCCGACCTCAACCAGTTTGGCGGTTTCATCGACTGGACCGGCAACGATATCGGCACGCTCAACTTCAAGGGCGGGCTCAACCTGCCGATCATCGAAGGGATTGCCGGCATCCGCGTGTCGGGCGTCTGGAACGAGGATGATGCCGATCGCGTTCGCCCGCTCAGCGGCGGGCCGAGCCCTTGGTCGCGTACCAAGAGCACGCGTATCGTCGGCACGATCGAGCCGACCGACTGGCTGAAGCTGGAAGGCACCTATCAATATATGGACCGCGATGCGCGGACCTATGACCAGGCGATTTCCTTCAGCGAAGCCAATCCCGACGCCACGCCCAGCCCGGTGCTGATCACCGCCAAGGATCGCCTGTCGATCCAGGAACAGCCGCGCATCATCAACCAGCGCTTCGATATCTTCAACTGGCGGTCGGAACTGGCCTTTGCCGGCCAGCGCCTGATCTATCAGGGCATGTATACCAAGCAGAAATTCCATTCGACCGACAATGTCGACGATGGCAATTTCTTCATCGGCCGCGACGTCAATCAGGTCACCGACACGGTGGCCAAGGAAACCTCGCATGAAATCCGGTTGCAGAATGAAGAACGTGTGTTCGACATGTTCGACTATGTCATCGGCTTCTTCGACGACCGGCTCAACCCGCCGACCCACCTGACCTCGCCGACCATCGTGCGCCTGCCTGCGGCCTTTGGCGGCGGCATCGCCTCGGTCGTGCAGACCGAGATCGACCGTACCGGCAAGTCGCACGAACAGTCCTTCTTCGGCAACCTGACCGCCCATTTCGGCGAGGCGACCGAACTGGCGGGCGGCCTGCGCCAGATCAAGTATAAGTCGAACAACTATCTGGCGGTCAACGGCAACACCATCGCCGCGGACTCGCAGGATACCGACAAGCTGATCTACAGCGCATCGATCAAGCATAATTTCACGCCGGACTTCCTGGTCTATGCCGCGACCGGCAGCTCCTTCCGTCCGGGCATCAACGTGGTGGGCGACTTCAACATCGCGCCGTCGGCGCTGGAGCGCTCCTTCCTCGACCTGCCGCCCGAAACCTCCAAATCCTATGAGTTGGGCTTCAAGAGTACGCTGATGGGCGGGCGGATGCGCTTCAACGTCACCGCCTATCACCAGAAGTACAAGAACTTCCCCTATCGCGTGCCCAACAACGGCGTTTATTATGTGAACACCGTCGCCGTCCGCAATGCGGCCGGGCAGGTGACCGGCACCGCGCAGCAGGTCGGCTCGTTCAACTTCGTGGGCGCTGTCCCGGTCGAGGTGAACGGCGTGGAAAGCGAACTGGGCTTCGACATCACCCGCAGCTGGAACGTCAACCTGACCGGCAGCTATTCGCTCGGCAAGATCAAGAACGGCACCATTCCGTGCAACGACCTGAACGGCGACGGCATTCCCGATCCGGTCGGCAATGCGCCCAGCCTGGCGGAACTGCAGGGTGCTGTCGGCGCCGACAATCTCTCGGCTTGTCAGGTGAACCAGCGCGCGGCCTTCCTGCCGCCGATCACCGCCACGCTGCAGAGCGAGTTCCACACGACCATTTCGGGCAAGACCGACGGCTTCATCCGTGGCCTCGTCAATTATAACGGCAAGTCGAAGGGCGATCCGGGCAATAATTATGACGATGTCAGCGCCTATGCGCTGGTCAATCTCTATGCCGGTATCCGCGATCCCGATGGCGGCTGGGAAATCTCGCTGTTTGCCAAGAATCTGTTCGACACGACCAAGGTGCTGACGCGGACCACCCCGCTCTTCACCGGCTATCAGCAGATCACCGGCTTCACCGCGACCGGCGCGACCACGGCGGCGGCGACCTATACCAGCACCTATACCGGTGCCACGGTCACCCCGCCGCGCGAATTTGGCGTCAATCTGCGCTTCGCCTTCGGTTCGCGCTGA
- a CDS encoding SDR family NAD(P)-dependent oxidoreductase — protein sequence MTGRVAIVTGATANIGRAISLGLAAEGVKLVAVGRDQAAGARLVEQAIAAGAQDARFVAADLSDPAAPGQILAAASALGEVAILVNNVGGNIGAGFFVDSDPASWAGDIDLNLGTLLRMTHATLPGMIARKAGAIVNIGSTAGIVGDYMLPVYSAAKAAVHGFTKVLAKEVGPHGIRVNCVAPYGTVSRDPAAFSSGSRFHPDRNFFGRAFASTSPKDMEKRSRQTVLGRPVAFAEEVASLAVYLASDQAGFITGQVYPVDGGSLL from the coding sequence ATGACGGGCAGGGTCGCGATCGTGACCGGCGCGACCGCCAATATCGGCCGCGCCATCAGCCTGGGGCTGGCGGCCGAAGGGGTGAAGCTGGTCGCGGTGGGGCGCGATCAGGCGGCTGGCGCGCGGCTGGTGGAGCAGGCGATCGCCGCCGGCGCGCAGGACGCCCGTTTCGTGGCCGCCGACCTCAGCGATCCGGCCGCGCCGGGGCAGATCCTGGCGGCGGCCTCCGCGCTGGGCGAGGTCGCGATTCTGGTCAACAATGTCGGCGGCAATATCGGCGCGGGATTCTTCGTCGATTCCGATCCGGCAAGCTGGGCCGGCGACATCGACCTCAACCTCGGCACGCTGTTGCGCATGACCCATGCGACACTGCCCGGCATGATCGCGCGCAAGGCGGGCGCGATCGTCAATATCGGCTCCACTGCGGGCATCGTCGGCGACTATATGCTGCCGGTCTATTCTGCGGCCAAGGCGGCAGTCCACGGCTTTACCAAAGTGCTGGCGAAGGAAGTCGGACCGCACGGCATCCGCGTCAATTGCGTCGCCCCCTATGGCACCGTGTCGCGCGATCCCGCCGCCTTCTCCAGCGGCAGCCGATTCCACCCCGATCGCAACTTCTTTGGCCGGGCCTTTGCCAGCACCAGCCCGAAGGACATGGAGAAGCGGTCGCGCCAGACGGTGCTGGGCCGCCCCGTCGCCTTTGCCGAGGAAGTCGCCTCGCTCGCCGTCTATCTGGCGTCGGACCAGGCCGGCTTCATCACCGGCCAGGTCTATCCCGTCGACGGCGGCAGCCTGCTGTAA
- a CDS encoding VOC family protein produces the protein MISMARFGTRDLDGAKTFYDGIAELLGAVRAYDRPDLVAYKTAEGGMLLIGIPFEGDATPGNGNQVGIQADSRAQVDAVHARALELGGKCEGKPGIRGDDPNGYYGAYFRDLDGNKMTIFRFGPPDA, from the coding sequence ATGATCAGCATGGCCCGTTTCGGCACCCGCGACCTTGATGGCGCGAAGACATTCTATGACGGCATTGCCGAACTGCTGGGCGCGGTGCGCGCCTATGACCGGCCCGATCTGGTCGCCTACAAGACGGCCGAGGGCGGCATGCTGCTGATCGGCATTCCGTTCGAGGGGGATGCGACGCCGGGCAATGGCAATCAGGTCGGCATCCAGGCGGACAGCCGGGCACAGGTCGATGCGGTCCATGCCCGCGCGCTCGAACTGGGCGGCAAGTGCGAGGGCAAGCCCGGCATTCGCGGCGATGATCCCAACGGTTACTATGGCGCCTATTTCCGCGATCTCGACGGCAACAAGATGACGATCTTCCGCTTCGGCCCGCCCGACGCCTGA
- a CDS encoding VOC family protein: MLTGHHFQNAYVTRNVDKAVAQFREQADVRSLSEIEVPVQLWTPQGEGQGVQKLAFVWVDDMQFELIQPISGDVLALYRDALPADDRLVFHHICNRVDDWAAFMARVEQQPYPVVLKGGTPGMLEFVYLDTREWLGHYVEYVWMGADRWKGMGGL, from the coding sequence ATGCTGACCGGCCATCATTTCCAGAACGCCTATGTCACCCGCAATGTCGACAAGGCCGTCGCCCAGTTCCGCGAGCAGGCCGATGTCCGCTCCCTGTCGGAGATCGAGGTGCCGGTGCAGCTCTGGACGCCGCAGGGCGAGGGGCAGGGCGTGCAGAAACTTGCCTTCGTCTGGGTCGACGACATGCAGTTCGAACTGATCCAGCCGATATCGGGTGACGTGCTGGCGCTCTATCGCGATGCGCTGCCCGCCGATGATCGGCTGGTCTTCCACCATATCTGCAACCGGGTCGACGACTGGGCCGCCTTCATGGCGCGGGTCGAGCAGCAGCCTTATCCGGTGGTGCTCAAGGGCGGGACGCCGGGCATGCTGGAGTTCGTCTATCTCGATACGCGCGAATGGCTGGGCCATTATGTCGAATATGTGTGGATGGGCGCCGATCGCTGGAAAGGCATGGGCGGATTATGA
- a CDS encoding sulfotransferase family protein — translation MGAALVADALIDRAIKATGLDRFDSDSYREGLDILLADANQAGLSDSGHARMEANVVDLLSNRLRTTDYLAQRPELLERPVERPVFVFGIPRTGTTLLSNLLACDPARRSPLTWEIDEPVPPATSATLKSDPRAIARLEQEKAMLAARPEMGKYYRNSAVYPNECIFFMAHDFKALALESRGKLPNYRDWLFSTDMTSAYHYHKRFLQLLQADAPGVWNLKMPSHSLWIETIRKIYPDARFIWTHRDPYTAMGSFCSIISLGQMAFTGRVDPEWLAENCTYQARLHADRIMDARERLGEDSMVDVHYADLTSDPIGTMRRLYAALGDDFTPEAEAAMQAWLDDNPQGKFGRHDYKLAQYGLSVEQLAPHFERYLARYDVAREG, via the coding sequence ATGGGCGCTGCTTTGGTTGCCGACGCGCTGATCGACCGCGCGATCAAGGCCACCGGCCTCGATCGCTTCGATTCCGACAGTTATCGCGAAGGGCTGGACATATTGCTGGCCGATGCGAACCAGGCCGGCCTGTCGGACAGCGGCCATGCGCGGATGGAGGCCAATGTCGTCGACCTGCTGTCCAATCGCCTCAGGACCACCGATTATCTGGCGCAGCGGCCCGAGCTGCTGGAACGGCCGGTCGAGCGGCCGGTCTTCGTCTTCGGCATTCCCCGCACCGGCACGACGCTGCTCAGCAATCTGCTGGCCTGCGATCCGGCCCGGCGATCGCCGCTGACCTGGGAGATTGACGAACCGGTGCCGCCGGCGACCAGCGCCACGCTCAAGAGCGATCCGCGTGCCATCGCCCGGCTGGAACAGGAAAAGGCGATGCTCGCCGCCCGGCCGGAAATGGGCAAATATTATCGCAATTCGGCCGTCTACCCCAATGAATGCATCTTCTTCATGGCGCATGATTTCAAGGCGCTGGCGCTGGAATCGCGGGGGAAGCTGCCCAATTATCGCGACTGGCTGTTCTCGACCGACATGACGTCGGCCTATCACTATCACAAACGCTTCCTGCAATTGCTGCAGGCCGATGCGCCGGGCGTGTGGAATCTCAAAATGCCGAGCCACAGCCTGTGGATCGAGACGATCCGCAAAATCTATCCCGACGCCCGCTTCATCTGGACCCATCGCGATCCCTATACCGCCATGGGCAGCTTCTGCTCGATCATCAGCCTGGGGCAGATGGCCTTTACCGGCCGGGTCGATCCCGAATGGCTGGCGGAAAATTGCACCTATCAGGCACGGCTCCATGCCGACCGCATCATGGATGCGCGCGAGCGGCTGGGCGAGGACAGCATGGTCGACGTCCATTATGCCGACCTCACCAGCGATCCGATCGGCACGATGCGGCGGCTCTATGCCGCGCTGGGCGATGATTTCACGCCGGAGGCGGAGGCCGCGATGCAGGCCTGGCTCGACGACAATCCGCAGGGCAAGTTCGGCCGCCACGACTATAAGCTTGCCCAATATGGCCTGTCGGTGGAGCAATTGGCGCCGCATTTCGAGCGCTATCTGGCGCGCTATGACGTCGCGCGGGAGGGCTGA